The following proteins come from a genomic window of Sulfitobacter indolifex:
- a CDS encoding 3-hydroxyacyl-CoA dehydrogenase NAD-binding domain-containing protein: protein MTDKIAYSRHDDIVVLRIENPPVNALSQAVRQGLAEGMDRAEAEEGVRAVMIVGEGRAFIAGADITEFGKPPMEPHLPNLCNRIEASPLLVVASMHGVSLGGGLEVALSAHYRIAQPTARVGLPEVHLGLIPGAGGTQRLPRLIGVEPALDAITTGRHIKAPQALEMGIVDRVEEGDPQEVGLAYVRELLDSGAERRPICDMPAPAPIDWDAAYEATLKKGRGQISPAEAVRAVQAGVEKPFEEGMKAERRIFSELMNTDQRQGMIHAFFSERAVSNLPELKGVEPRTLKAIGVIGGGTMGAGIATAALLSGFNVVLIEMKDEAAKAAHDRISGNLQGALKRGKIDQAKFDTLTGEALTVSTDYASLSDVDLVVEAVFEDMDVKKQVFGKLDAVCKPGCVLASNTSYLDVDEIADSTSRPADVIGLHFFSPAHVMKLLEVVVADKTAPDVVATGFALGKALGKISVRAGVCDGFIGNRILATYRTAADHMVLDGASPYKIDAALEKFGFAMGPFAVADLAGLDIGWATRKRKAATRHPEERVPTYIDRLCEQGHFGQKTGQGYYIYEKGKRGGTPNPEITRLIEEEQKERGITPREFTDAEIVRRYMSAMVNEAAKVLEEGIAKRPLDIDMTLLFGYGFPRYWGGPMKWADIQGLPNVLAAIEGFAEKDPWFWKPAPLLVDLVKTNRTFDDLNKEAAK from the coding sequence ATGACCGACAAGATTGCCTATTCCCGCCATGACGACATCGTCGTGCTGCGCATCGAAAACCCGCCCGTCAACGCGCTGAGCCAAGCCGTGCGGCAAGGTCTAGCCGAGGGAATGGACCGCGCCGAGGCCGAAGAGGGCGTGCGCGCCGTGATGATCGTGGGCGAGGGCCGTGCCTTTATCGCGGGCGCTGACATCACCGAATTCGGCAAGCCCCCGATGGAGCCGCATCTGCCGAACCTCTGCAACCGCATCGAAGCCTCGCCGCTTCTGGTCGTCGCCTCCATGCATGGCGTCAGCCTCGGCGGCGGTCTCGAAGTCGCACTCTCGGCGCATTACCGCATCGCTCAGCCAACGGCCCGCGTGGGCCTGCCCGAAGTGCACCTTGGCCTGATCCCCGGTGCAGGCGGCACCCAGCGTTTGCCGCGTCTCATCGGCGTTGAGCCCGCGCTGGATGCCATCACAACGGGCCGCCACATCAAGGCACCGCAGGCGCTTGAGATGGGCATCGTCGACCGTGTGGAAGAGGGCGATCCGCAAGAAGTCGGTCTGGCCTATGTGCGCGAGTTGCTCGACAGCGGTGCCGAGCGCCGCCCGATCTGCGACATGCCTGCGCCTGCGCCCATCGACTGGGACGCTGCCTATGAGGCGACGCTGAAAAAAGGCCGCGGCCAAATTTCCCCTGCCGAGGCCGTGCGTGCCGTGCAGGCTGGCGTAGAAAAACCCTTCGAAGAGGGCATGAAAGCCGAGCGCCGCATCTTCTCGGAACTGATGAACACCGACCAGCGCCAAGGCATGATCCACGCGTTCTTCTCTGAGCGTGCCGTTAGCAATCTGCCCGAACTCAAAGGCGTCGAGCCGCGTACGCTGAAAGCCATCGGCGTAATCGGCGGCGGGACGATGGGTGCGGGGATCGCCACGGCGGCGCTGCTGTCGGGCTTCAACGTTGTGCTGATTGAGATGAAGGACGAGGCCGCTAAGGCCGCGCACGACCGCATTTCGGGCAATCTGCAAGGCGCGCTGAAGCGCGGCAAGATTGACCAAGCCAAGTTTGACACGCTGACCGGCGAGGCGCTGACAGTTTCCACCGATTACGCCAGCCTGTCGGACGTCGATCTCGTTGTCGAAGCCGTGTTCGAGGACATGGACGTCAAAAAGCAGGTCTTCGGCAAGCTTGACGCCGTCTGCAAACCGGGCTGCGTGCTGGCCTCTAACACCTCCTATCTGGACGTTGACGAAATCGCCGACAGCACCTCGCGCCCCGCGGATGTGATCGGGCTGCACTTCTTCTCACCTGCCCATGTGATGAAACTGCTTGAAGTCGTCGTCGCCGACAAAACCGCACCAGATGTTGTCGCCACCGGCTTTGCGCTCGGCAAGGCTCTGGGCAAGATCAGCGTCCGCGCGGGCGTCTGCGACGGCTTCATCGGCAACCGCATCCTCGCCACATACCGCACGGCCGCGGACCACATGGTGCTCGACGGCGCCAGCCCCTATAAGATCGACGCGGCGCTTGAGAAATTCGGCTTTGCCATGGGTCCCTTCGCGGTGGCCGACCTTGCCGGGCTCGACATCGGCTGGGCCACGCGCAAGCGCAAGGCCGCCACGCGCCACCCCGAAGAGCGGGTGCCGACCTATATCGACCGTCTGTGTGAGCAGGGACACTTTGGCCAGAAGACCGGCCAAGGCTATTACATCTACGAAAAAGGCAAACGCGGCGGCACGCCGAACCCTGAAATCACCCGCCTGATCGAAGAAGAGCAGAAAGAGCGCGGCATCACCCCGCGTGAATTTACCGATGCAGAGATCGTGCGCCGCTACATGTCCGCTATGGTCAACGAGGCCGCCAAGGTGCTCGAAGAGGGCATCGCCAAACGCCCGCTCGACATCGATATGACGCTGCTCTTTGGCTACGGTTTCCCGCGCTACTGGGGCGGCCCGATGAAATGGGCCGACATTCAGGGCCTGCCCAATGTCCTCGCCGCGATCGAAGGCTTTGCCGAGAAAGACCCGTGGTTCTGGAAACCAGCGCCGCTGCTGGTCGATTTGGTCAAGACCAACCGCACATTTGATGATCTGAACAAGGAAGCTGCCAAATGA
- a CDS encoding IclR family transcriptional regulator, with protein sequence MIQTASDTVTDRKFANTLARGLGILRAFRASDSGLSHAQIAERTGLPKPTVSRLTYTLCELGYLAHGGRNDKFRLGPAAIALGSVASVAVSFVDMASDAMQQLADETRTLALIAVRDGDRMMLVRTWRPHTASTIWLEPGHRIPVYGSSSGLATLASLDEDRFGALDPDDQLRDFRRDGYEQLLAQGFVLAPPETRYARSINAVSVPYYAGEFGEPVAFTCGALPGDLPDSRILSQVGPALRDVVSGIEQRTGRAPALSRRG encoded by the coding sequence ATGATTCAGACGGCGTCAGATACTGTCACCGACCGCAAGTTCGCCAACACACTGGCGCGGGGCCTCGGGATTCTGCGGGCCTTTCGCGCAAGTGACAGCGGGCTGAGCCACGCGCAGATTGCCGAGCGGACAGGGCTGCCGAAACCCACGGTATCACGGCTGACCTATACGCTGTGTGAATTGGGCTATCTGGCCCACGGCGGGCGCAACGACAAGTTTCGCCTTGGCCCTGCGGCGATTGCGCTCGGCTCGGTCGCCTCGGTCGCGGTTAGTTTCGTCGACATGGCCTCAGACGCGATGCAGCAGTTGGCGGATGAGACCCGCACGCTGGCACTCATCGCCGTGCGTGACGGCGACCGAATGATGCTGGTGCGCACATGGCGACCGCATACCGCCTCGACCATCTGGCTAGAGCCGGGGCACCGCATTCCCGTCTATGGCTCGTCCTCGGGCCTTGCCACATTGGCCAGCCTTGACGAAGACCGTTTCGGCGCGCTCGACCCCGACGACCAACTGCGCGATTTCCGCCGCGATGGCTATGAACAACTGCTGGCGCAGGGCTTTGTCCTCGCCCCGCCTGAAACCCGCTATGCCCGCAGCATCAACGCCGTGAGCGTGCCCTATTACGCAGGGGAATTCGGCGAACCTGTGGCCTTTACCTGCGGCGCTTTGCCGGGCGACTTGCCCGACAGCCGCATTCTGTCACAAGTGGGGCCAGCGCTGCGTGACGTGGTCAGCGGCATCGAACAACGCACCGGACGGGCACCGGCCCTGTCCCGGCGCGGATAG
- a CDS encoding TRAP transporter large permease — MDASTIGMIAFAAVLILLALRVPIAFTLAAVATVATFFIFAFRTGTFMPERAIRATTSMVFSNSFDLIHSYDLSMIPLFVALGHIAYRADITTKIYHAAKVWLTRLPGGVAMASVMGCGGFSAITGSSIACASTMGKICTPEMLRMGYDPRLATASVAAGGTLGSLIPPSVLFIIYGIFTETSISSLFLAGILPGLLTLAGFVLVIAVWVWRDPAIAPSTDQRYSVAERWRAALDSWPAILLFVLIIGGIYGGIFTATEAAAVCVVSATLIGFVQGKLDWAGLWEAVKETCVQTSAIFLIAAAAKIFVAFVALTGVAGTIVGFVSDAQMSLVVLMICIALIYLLLGMFLDPIGIMVLTLPLMIPLVESYDLNLIWFGVVVIKLLEIGLITPPVGLNVFVIANVVGREAPIDKIFAGITRFLSVDFIVLILIMSFPMISLLIPMAAR, encoded by the coding sequence ATGGATGCCTCGACCATCGGAATGATCGCCTTTGCTGCGGTCCTGATCCTGCTTGCCCTGCGCGTGCCAATCGCCTTTACGCTGGCCGCCGTCGCGACAGTCGCCACCTTCTTTATCTTCGCCTTCCGCACCGGCACTTTCATGCCCGAACGTGCGATCCGGGCGACCACCTCGATGGTGTTCTCCAACTCCTTCGACCTCATTCACTCTTACGATCTGTCGATGATCCCGCTTTTTGTGGCGCTAGGTCACATCGCGTATCGGGCTGATATCACGACGAAAATCTACCACGCGGCCAAGGTCTGGCTGACGCGCCTACCGGGCGGCGTTGCCATGGCCAGCGTCATGGGCTGCGGTGGCTTCTCCGCGATCACCGGCTCCTCCATTGCCTGCGCCTCGACCATGGGGAAAATCTGCACGCCTGAGATGCTGCGCATGGGCTACGACCCGCGACTGGCCACCGCCAGCGTCGCAGCGGGCGGCACGCTTGGCTCGCTGATCCCGCCCTCGGTGCTGTTCATCATCTACGGTATTTTTACCGAGACTTCGATCTCGTCGCTGTTCCTTGCAGGTATCCTGCCGGGCTTACTGACGCTGGCGGGCTTTGTGCTGGTCATCGCCGTCTGGGTCTGGCGTGATCCGGCAATCGCACCCTCGACCGACCAACGCTACAGTGTGGCGGAACGCTGGCGCGCGGCCTTAGACAGCTGGCCCGCGATCCTGCTTTTCGTGCTGATCATCGGCGGTATCTACGGCGGTATCTTCACCGCAACCGAAGCCGCCGCCGTCTGCGTCGTCTCGGCCACGCTGATTGGGTTCGTGCAGGGCAAGCTGGATTGGGCGGGTCTATGGGAGGCGGTCAAAGAGACTTGCGTACAGACTTCCGCGATCTTCCTCATCGCTGCCGCCGCTAAGATCTTCGTGGCTTTTGTGGCGCTGACTGGCGTAGCGGGCACTATCGTTGGTTTCGTGTCGGATGCGCAGATGTCGCTTGTCGTGCTGATGATCTGTATCGCGTTGATCTATCTGCTGCTGGGCATGTTCCTTGACCCTATCGGCATCATGGTTCTGACCCTGCCGCTGATGATCCCACTGGTGGAAAGCTATGACCTCAACCTGATCTGGTTCGGCGTGGTGGTCATCAAACTGCTGGAGATTGGGCTGATCACACCGCCTGTCGGCTTGAATGTCTTTGTCATCGCCAATGTGGTGGGCCGCGAGGCACCGATTGATAAGATCTTCGCCGGGATCACGCGGTTCCTTAGCGTCGACTTCATCGTGCTGATCCTCATCATGTCCTTCCCGATGATCTCGCTCCTGATCCCGATGGCCGCGCGATGA
- a CDS encoding TRAP transporter small permease: protein MLVNLEKILLGLGALAVIALGVLITSNVIARALFASQVPDSVTMVRELMVAAILLPLAAATAARAHVSVAFVTDRFPDRARSVLIVAGSAIGMLALAPLIYSGGREFFAVVEKGSFFYGDLNLPKWPGRLLFLVGMIATFLRLAELTWRDGRTVLSGGVVSDEQQHAADLMVEKDVL, encoded by the coding sequence ATGTTGGTAAATCTGGAAAAAATCCTGTTGGGACTGGGGGCTTTGGCGGTGATCGCCTTGGGGGTGTTGATCACCTCCAACGTGATCGCCCGCGCGCTCTTTGCCAGTCAGGTGCCCGATAGTGTGACCATGGTGCGAGAGCTCATGGTCGCCGCCATCCTGCTGCCCCTCGCCGCCGCCACAGCCGCACGCGCGCATGTTTCCGTGGCCTTCGTGACGGACCGGTTTCCGGACCGCGCCCGCTCGGTGCTGATCGTTGCAGGCTCTGCCATCGGTATGCTGGCACTGGCCCCGCTGATCTATTCCGGCGGACGCGAATTCTTTGCCGTGGTCGAGAAAGGCAGCTTTTTCTACGGCGACCTGAACCTGCCGAAATGGCCCGGACGGCTGCTGTTCCTTGTCGGGATGATCGCCACTTTCCTGCGGCTGGCTGAGCTTACGTGGCGCGACGGACGTACTGTTCTTTCGGGTGGGGTCGTCTCAGACGAACAACAACATGCTGCTGACCTGATGGTCGAAAAGGACGTGCTGTAA
- a CDS encoding C4-dicarboxylate TRAP transporter substrate-binding protein has translation MTIFKHLSCAAALALAGGALSAETVLIHGEAGPNRGARADALQWFADQVAERSDGDIRFDIQWGGALFKSNAAVQSIADGVADTGSVIAVYYPQEMAGYGIADLPVNNPDAWVGMRATDELMRSSQAIQDDLADKNLVYIGTWTTSQVNIGCKGGAIKSVGDISGKKVRGVGAYGKVFGEQGANMVNMSIYDAYQGLDTGLIDCSQGYSYAVAALKQAEVMDSYTILDWGQVGGLGIFMNKDMHDSLTSEQQETLASVGSDMADEFGRLITEANEKAIASMKEQGVEIITLPEEDRATLVDAGKKFLDEWVQTADSTGLPGAQLLEEYQGLITKYTEARDANGYPWEAKSN, from the coding sequence ATGACAATTTTCAAACACCTGAGCTGCGCCGCAGCTCTGGCGCTGGCTGGTGGCGCGTTGAGCGCTGAAACCGTATTGATTCATGGTGAAGCCGGGCCAAACCGTGGCGCACGCGCCGACGCTTTGCAGTGGTTCGCCGATCAGGTTGCCGAACGCTCGGACGGCGACATACGATTCGATATCCAGTGGGGTGGGGCGCTGTTCAAGTCCAACGCCGCCGTGCAATCCATCGCCGATGGCGTGGCAGACACCGGGTCGGTCATCGCCGTTTATTATCCGCAGGAAATGGCTGGCTACGGCATCGCCGATCTGCCCGTAAACAACCCCGATGCGTGGGTCGGCATGCGCGCTACGGATGAGCTGATGCGCTCTAGCCAAGCAATCCAAGACGATCTGGCCGACAAAAACCTCGTCTATATTGGCACTTGGACGACCTCTCAGGTAAACATCGGCTGCAAGGGCGGCGCGATCAAATCTGTGGGCGACATTTCGGGCAAGAAAGTCCGCGGCGTGGGCGCATATGGCAAGGTCTTCGGTGAGCAGGGCGCGAACATGGTCAACATGTCGATCTATGACGCCTACCAAGGGCTCGACACCGGATTGATCGACTGTTCGCAGGGCTACAGCTATGCCGTTGCCGCGCTCAAGCAGGCCGAAGTGATGGACAGCTACACGATCCTTGATTGGGGTCAGGTCGGCGGCCTTGGCATCTTTATGAACAAGGATATGCACGACAGCCTGACATCCGAGCAGCAGGAGACGCTGGCATCTGTTGGTTCAGACATGGCTGATGAGTTCGGTCGTCTGATTACTGAAGCCAACGAAAAGGCCATCGCTTCGATGAAAGAGCAGGGCGTCGAAATCATCACGCTGCCGGAAGAAGATCGTGCCACGCTGGTCGATGCGGGCAAAAAGTTCCTCGACGAATGGGTGCAAACCGCCGATTCCACCGGCCTGCCAGGCGCGCAACTGCTTGAGGAGTATCAGGGGCTGATCACCAAATACACCGAAGCGCGCGATGCGAACGGCTACCCTTGGGAAGCTAAAAGCAACTGA
- a CDS encoding 5-formyltetrahydrofolate cyclo-ligase — protein MTQESAPCFAHLMVNGQPVDPQTRRDVARFRRAERARLMAARRALSTNDLIAQSGRVAQTLGQLIAIDPPLTIAAYWPIRGELDLRGWMTEMHDHGAQIALPVVEVKDAPVVFHRWTPAGEMTRGVWNIPVPRTASPVVPDVVITPLLGLDAAGYRLGNGGGYYDRTLAALPQMPRFIGVGHDFCRMETIFPMPWDIPMQQSALGDGTVIDHAR, from the coding sequence ATGACTCAAGAGAGCGCCCCCTGCTTTGCCCACCTTATGGTGAACGGCCAACCTGTCGACCCGCAAACTCGGCGCGACGTGGCCCGCTTTCGCCGTGCGGAACGTGCGCGATTGATGGCCGCGCGGCGGGCGCTGTCGACGAACGACCTGATCGCGCAGTCGGGACGGGTGGCGCAGACGTTAGGGCAGTTGATCGCAATCGACCCGCCCCTGACCATCGCCGCCTATTGGCCAATCCGGGGGGAGTTGGACCTGCGCGGCTGGATGACAGAGATGCACGATCACGGTGCACAGATCGCGCTGCCTGTTGTAGAAGTCAAAGACGCGCCAGTAGTGTTTCACCGCTGGACGCCAGCGGGTGAGATGACACGTGGGGTGTGGAATATTCCGGTGCCTAGGACCGCCAGCCCAGTTGTTCCCGATGTGGTGATAACGCCGCTTTTGGGCCTTGATGCCGCAGGCTACCGGCTTGGCAACGGCGGCGGGTATTATGATCGCACGCTTGCCGCCCTACCCCAAATGCCGCGCTTCATTGGGGTGGGCCACGACTTCTGCCGCATGGAGACGATCTTCCCCATGCCGTGGGACATACCTATGCAACAGTCGGCGCTTGGGGATGGCACTGTGATCGACCACGCCCGTTAA
- a CDS encoding MBL fold metallo-hydrolase, which yields MSHTRRHFLATSAAAAGIVTLLPFAAHAAAHSGDTFDTDAGPITVHPVDHASIVLETPAGVIYVDPVGEPAQYSEFPAADLILITHEHGDHYNADTLAALAGDDVQIITNPAVFDMLPEALAAKASKIANGENTEFNGLPINAIPAYNTTEERKKFHPVGRDNGYILGFDGFRVYISGDTEDTPEMRELTNISLAFVCMNLPFTMDSNAAASAVSEFKPTYVYPYHFRGKDGGTQDPEAFAKRVGTDVEVKFGDWYGS from the coding sequence ATGTCCCACACCCGCCGCCATTTCCTTGCAACCTCCGCTGCCGCTGCCGGCATCGTGACGCTGTTGCCCTTTGCCGCCCACGCCGCCGCGCACAGCGGTGATACATTCGACACGGATGCCGGCCCGATCACGGTACACCCCGTCGATCACGCCTCCATCGTGTTGGAGACACCGGCGGGCGTGATCTATGTCGATCCGGTGGGCGAGCCCGCACAATACAGCGAATTCCCCGCTGCCGATCTGATCCTCATCACCCATGAGCATGGCGACCACTACAACGCCGACACGCTTGCCGCATTGGCCGGGGATGACGTGCAGATCATCACCAACCCCGCCGTTTTCGACATGCTGCCCGAAGCGCTTGCCGCCAAGGCCAGCAAGATCGCCAATGGTGAGAATACTGAGTTCAACGGCCTGCCGATCAACGCGATCCCGGCCTATAACACGACCGAAGAGCGCAAGAAGTTCCACCCCGTGGGGCGCGACAACGGCTATATCCTCGGCTTCGACGGCTTCCGCGTGTATATCTCGGGCGACACCGAAGACACGCCAGAGATGCGCGAGCTGACCAACATCTCGCTGGCCTTTGTCTGCATGAACCTGCCGTTTACCATGGATTCCAACGCGGCGGCCTCTGCTGTGTCTGAGTTCAAGCCGACCTACGTCTACCCCTATCACTTCCGGGGCAAAGATGGCGGCACGCAGGATCCAGAGGCGTTCGCCAAACGGGTCGGCACCGATGTCGAGGTCAAATTCGGCGACTGGTACGGCAGCTAA
- a CDS encoding alkylphosphonate utilization protein: MTCPLCATANAPLTQTPVPGGPADASAEICATCAEQTASDTPDPAHFRALASTMWSEDPAIQVLAARTLAKIPEPWARDLAEQLYLDDETRAWAENVPQPSAHRDSNGVPLASGDTVVLIKDLTVKGAGFTAKRGTAVHRISLVADNPAHIEGRVEGQRIVILTEFVKKR; encoded by the coding sequence ATGACATGCCCCCTCTGCGCCACAGCCAACGCCCCGCTCACCCAAACCCCGGTCCCCGGTGGCCCCGCTGACGCCAGCGCCGAGATCTGCGCCACCTGTGCCGAGCAGACCGCCAGCGACACGCCAGACCCTGCCCACTTCCGCGCCTTGGCCTCCACCATGTGGTCCGAAGACCCCGCCATTCAGGTGCTCGCCGCCCGCACCCTCGCCAAAATCCCCGAGCCTTGGGCCCGCGACCTAGCCGAGCAGCTCTACCTCGACGACGAGACGAGAGCTTGGGCCGAGAACGTCCCCCAGCCCTCCGCCCACCGCGACAGCAACGGCGTGCCGCTGGCCTCAGGCGATACCGTGGTGCTGATCAAGGATCTCACCGTCAAAGGCGCGGGCTTCACCGCCAAACGCGGCACCGCCGTGCACCGCATCTCGCTGGTCGCCGACAACCCCGCCCATATTGAGGGCCGGGTCGAGGGCCAGCGCATCGTGATCCTGACCGAGTTTGTGAAAAAGCGCTAA
- a CDS encoding P63C domain-containing protein produces the protein MAEDHHSKGGHSRAEKLSAERRSDIARKAAASRWGNLREAIGHEGSLKIGNAELACYVLDDETRVLSRASFVRAIGRTGKVKGGRKFDDEFQTPVFLSAENLRPFFPSDIEDNSKPIFFSDGASEMIGYRAELLPDVCDIFADAERAGELRSNQKHIAEACRILSRGLTRVGIIGLIDEATGYQNYRAANALARVLEKFIAKELQPWVKTFPEDFYRELFRLRGIKNPGTTFKKPQYFGHLTNDVIYSRLAPGVKDELSRTTPKLPSGRRKHHLHRNLTPELGHPKLREHLASVTTIMKLSNGYGDFIRKLDQIHPRFGETIPMNLNDWDSD, from the coding sequence ATGGCTGAAGATCATCACTCAAAGGGCGGTCATTCGCGCGCAGAGAAACTATCAGCGGAACGGCGTTCTGATATTGCGCGGAAAGCAGCGGCGAGCCGCTGGGGAAACCTTCGTGAAGCGATTGGCCACGAAGGTTCATTAAAAATCGGAAACGCGGAGCTAGCTTGTTATGTGTTAGATGATGAGACGCGTGTGTTATCGCGCGCCAGCTTCGTTCGCGCTATAGGACGGACCGGGAAAGTCAAAGGCGGACGCAAGTTTGACGATGAATTTCAAACGCCCGTATTCTTGTCTGCGGAGAATTTGCGGCCGTTCTTCCCATCTGACATAGAGGATAATTCAAAGCCTATATTTTTTTCTGACGGCGCTTCAGAAATGATTGGGTACCGAGCCGAACTCTTACCTGATGTCTGTGATATTTTTGCGGATGCGGAACGAGCTGGGGAATTAAGATCCAATCAAAAACATATTGCTGAAGCCTGCCGAATTCTAAGCCGGGGTCTAACGCGAGTTGGAATCATCGGCCTCATTGATGAGGCCACAGGATACCAAAACTACAGGGCAGCAAATGCGCTCGCTCGCGTGCTGGAAAAGTTTATTGCTAAGGAGCTTCAACCGTGGGTAAAAACTTTCCCCGAAGATTTTTATAGGGAACTGTTTAGACTTCGCGGGATCAAGAATCCGGGGACAACCTTCAAAAAACCCCAATACTTTGGACATTTGACCAATGACGTAATTTACAGTCGGTTGGCACCTGGTGTGAAAGATGAACTCTCGAGAACGACGCCAAAGCTACCGTCTGGACGACGAAAACATCATCTTCATCGAAATTTGACACCGGAGCTGGGGCATCCGAAATTGCGAGAGCATTTAGCGTCGGTGACGACCATTATGAAATTGAGCAATGGATACGGAGATTTCATTCGCAAGCTAGATCAAATTCATCCTCGATTTGGAGAAACTATTCCGATGAACCTTAATGATTGGGATTCCGATTGA
- the lepA gene encoding translation elongation factor 4, translated as MTPLENIRNFSIVAHIDHGKSTLADRLIQSTKTVADRDMKEQMLDSMDIERERGITIKAQTVRINYTADDGQDYVLNLIDTPGHVDFAYEVSRSMRAVEGSLLVVDSTQGVEAQTLANVYHAIDADHEIVPVLNKIDLPAADCDRVAEQIEDVIGIDASEAIRVSAKTGIGIKETLEAIVTRLPAPKGSLDAPLKAMLVDSWYDSYLGVIVLVRIMDGQLKKGDRVRMMQNGSVHHVDRIGVFRPAMTEIDVLGPGEIGFLTASIKQVRDTRVGDTITHEKKGTDKALPGFKPAQPVVFCGLFPVDAAEFEDLRDSIEKLALNDASFSFEMETSAALGFGFRCGFLGLLHLEVIRDRIEREYDIDLITTAPSVIYDIHMKDGTVEQLHNPADMPDLTYVDHIEEPRIKATILVPDEYLGDVLKLCQDRRGMQLDLTYAGSRAMVVYDLPLNEVVFDFYDRLKSVTKGYASFDYAMIGYRTDALVKMSILVNDEPVDALSTMVHRDRAETRGRAMVEKLKDLIPRHMFKIPIQAAIGGKVIARETLSAMRKDVTAKCYGGDATRKKKLLEKQKAGKKKMRQFGKVDIPQEAFISALKMDG; from the coding sequence ATGACACCGCTTGAAAACATCCGCAATTTCTCCATCGTCGCGCATATCGACCACGGGAAATCCACGCTCGCCGACCGGCTGATCCAATCCACCAAAACGGTGGCCGACCGGGATATGAAAGAACAGATGCTTGACAGCATGGATATCGAGCGCGAGCGCGGTATCACGATCAAGGCCCAGACCGTCCGGATCAACTACACCGCTGACGACGGGCAGGACTATGTCCTCAACCTGATCGACACCCCCGGCCACGTCGATTTCGCCTACGAAGTCTCCCGCTCCATGCGGGCGGTCGAAGGCTCGTTGCTTGTCGTCGACAGCACCCAGGGCGTTGAGGCCCAGACGTTGGCCAACGTCTATCACGCCATCGACGCTGATCACGAGATTGTCCCCGTCCTCAACAAGATCGACCTGCCTGCCGCCGATTGCGACCGCGTGGCCGAGCAGATCGAAGACGTCATCGGCATCGACGCCTCCGAGGCGATCCGCGTCTCCGCCAAAACCGGCATCGGCATCAAAGAAACACTCGAAGCCATCGTCACCCGTCTCCCCGCGCCCAAAGGCTCGCTCGACGCGCCGCTCAAGGCCATGCTGGTGGATTCGTGGTACGACAGCTACCTCGGCGTCATCGTCCTTGTCCGCATCATGGACGGGCAGCTGAAAAAGGGCGACCGCGTCCGCATGATGCAAAACGGCTCCGTCCACCACGTCGACCGCATCGGCGTCTTCCGCCCCGCGATGACAGAGATCGACGTGCTCGGCCCCGGCGAGATCGGCTTCCTGACCGCCTCGATCAAACAGGTCCGCGACACCCGCGTGGGTGACACCATCACGCATGAGAAAAAAGGCACCGACAAAGCGCTGCCGGGCTTCAAACCCGCGCAACCCGTGGTCTTCTGTGGCCTCTTCCCCGTCGACGCGGCCGAGTTCGAAGACCTGCGCGACAGCATCGAGAAACTCGCCCTTAACGACGCCAGCTTCTCTTTTGAGATGGAAACCTCCGCCGCCCTCGGCTTCGGCTTCCGCTGCGGTTTTCTGGGCCTGCTGCACCTCGAAGTGATCCGCGACCGGATTGAGCGCGAATATGACATCGACCTGATCACCACCGCGCCGAGCGTTATCTACGATATCCATATGAAAGACGGCACCGTCGAGCAGCTGCACAACCCCGCCGACATGCCCGACCTCACCTATGTCGACCACATCGAAGAGCCGCGCATCAAGGCGACGATCCTCGTGCCTGACGAATACCTCGGTGATGTGTTGAAGCTCTGCCAAGACCGCCGCGGTATGCAGTTGGACCTCACCTACGCCGGCTCCCGCGCGATGGTGGTTTACGATCTGCCGCTCAACGAGGTGGTGTTCGACTTCTACGACCGCCTGAAATCGGTCACCAAGGGCTACGCCAGCTTTGACTACGCGATGATCGGCTACCGCACCGACGCGCTGGTGAAAATGTCGATCCTCGTGAACGATGAGCCGGTCGACGCGCTGTCGACCATGGTCCACCGCGACCGGGCCGAGACGCGGGGCCGTGCGATGGTCGAAAAGCTCAAAGACCTGATCCCCCGCCACATGTTCAAGATCCCGATCCAAGCGGCCATCGGCGGCAAAGTGATTGCGCGCGAGACGCTGTCTGCGATGCGCAAAGACGTGACCGCGAAGTGCTACGGCGGGGATGCGACGCGGAAGAAGAAGCTGCTGGAGAAGCAGAAGGCTGGTAAGAAGAAAATGCGCCAGTTCGGGAAGGTGGACATTCCGCAGGAGGCTTTCATCTCGGCCTTGAAGATGGACGGCTAA